Proteins co-encoded in one Bacillus sp. FSL H8-0547 genomic window:
- a CDS encoding SidA/IucD/PvdA family monooxygenase, with protein sequence MAALLDETEGIEALFFDQKPGFSWHQGMLIEGTTLQVPFMADAVTMVNPASKYSFLNYLHEQKRLYHFYFLESFHIPRREYNHYLKWLSEQLSSCRFGKRVMDAAEHPAGYEVVVEDVLTGERETFLTKHVVLGMGSAPSIPDWTASGNRNLYHSSEFMDRRKKDLGASVAVIGSGQSAAEIFLELLRGQETGGYKLNWLTRTDGFFPMEYSKLGLEHFSPDYTDYFYQLPQNLKDQIVPAQDSLYKGISADTIAEIYNLLYERTIAGSKPDVQLLAKTAVMDISCNGEELELACYQREQAESFVLSADTIIAATGYKTVWPKAFSRLAGAMKWDEAGRPVISRDYQAEMNTPRALHSVFIQNGELHTHGVGAPDLGLGAYRNAHIINTIAGKAVFDLSDKNVFQHFGTKHVAGKKQLV encoded by the coding sequence ATGGCAGCCCTGCTTGATGAAACAGAGGGTATTGAGGCCTTGTTTTTTGATCAAAAGCCCGGATTTTCATGGCATCAAGGTATGTTAATTGAAGGAACGACTCTGCAGGTCCCGTTCATGGCTGATGCCGTGACGATGGTGAATCCTGCAAGCAAATACAGTTTTCTGAATTACCTGCATGAGCAGAAACGCTTGTATCATTTTTACTTCCTGGAGTCATTTCATATTCCCCGCAGAGAATACAACCACTATCTTAAGTGGTTGTCGGAACAGCTTTCTTCCTGCCGGTTCGGCAAAAGAGTGATGGATGCAGCTGAACATCCTGCAGGCTATGAAGTGGTTGTTGAGGATGTTTTAACTGGAGAAAGAGAAACATTTTTAACAAAACATGTGGTGCTTGGAATGGGGAGTGCTCCTTCTATTCCGGACTGGACAGCTTCTGGAAACAGAAATCTTTATCATTCTTCTGAATTCATGGACAGACGAAAAAAAGACTTGGGAGCATCGGTTGCTGTAATCGGATCAGGCCAAAGCGCTGCTGAGATTTTTCTGGAGCTTCTGAGAGGTCAGGAAACCGGCGGATATAAGCTGAACTGGCTGACGAGAACGGATGGATTTTTCCCGATGGAGTACTCAAAACTCGGTCTTGAACATTTTTCTCCGGACTACACGGATTATTTTTATCAGCTGCCGCAGAATCTCAAGGATCAAATTGTGCCAGCGCAAGATTCTCTTTATAAAGGGATAAGCGCTGATACGATTGCAGAAATTTATAACCTCCTGTATGAAAGGACAATTGCCGGAAGTAAGCCTGACGTACAGTTGCTTGCCAAAACGGCTGTGATGGATATTTCATGCAATGGGGAAGAACTCGAGCTTGCCTGCTATCAGCGCGAGCAGGCTGAATCGTTTGTTCTTTCAGCAGATACCATTATTGCAGCCACAGGCTACAAAACCGTCTGGCCAAAAGCATTTAGCAGGCTTGCCGGAGCTATGAAATGGGACGAGGCCGGGCGCCCGGTCATTTCAAGGGACTATCAGGCTGAGATGAACACGCCTCGGGCTCTGCACAGTGTATTTATTCAAAACGGAGAGCTTCACACGCACGGAGTAGGAGCGCCTGACCTTGGCCTCGGAGCTTACAGAAACGCACATATCATTAATACCATCGCTGGAAAAGCCGTTTTTGATCTGTCTGACAAAAATGTGTTTCAGCACTTTGGAACAAAACATGTTGCCGGAAAAAAACAACTGGTTTAG
- a CDS encoding aspartate aminotransferase family protein, with the protein MLTNEFYLNSQNKRESNARSYPRRIPIAISEAEGIYIKDVENKTYIDCLAGAGTLALGHNHPVVIQAMENVIKGKRPLHTLDLTTPMKEEFVEELYNALPPSFAEHAKIQFCGPSGSDAIEAAMKLVKTATGRGGMLSFQGGYHGMTNGSLSLMGNLGPKSSIQNLMPDVHFLPYPYSYRCPFGIGGKEGAAVGSTFIDRTLNDPESGIVKPAGMVMEIVQGEGGAIPAPDDWVREVRRITAEQQIPLIVDEVQTGFGRTGKMFAFEHSGITPDAVVLSKAIGGTLPLAVVVYHKDLDQWGPGAHSGTFRGNQLAIAAGTATMKFIKQEKLDEQAAILGEFLMLRLKQMKQELSSIGDVRGLGLMVGAEIVDKTDSADALGSYPAHPKLAKRIQQECFKRGLILELGGRHGSTVRFLPPLIITKEQLETVCGLFYEAALAAEKEFIPSFV; encoded by the coding sequence ATGCTGACCAATGAGTTTTATTTAAACAGTCAAAACAAAAGAGAATCAAATGCAAGATCGTATCCGCGGAGAATACCAATCGCCATCAGTGAAGCGGAGGGGATTTATATAAAAGATGTTGAAAATAAAACTTACATAGACTGTCTGGCAGGGGCAGGAACGCTTGCCCTTGGACATAATCATCCGGTAGTGATCCAAGCAATGGAGAACGTGATTAAAGGAAAACGGCCACTTCATACACTGGATCTGACAACTCCCATGAAGGAAGAGTTTGTTGAAGAGCTTTACAATGCATTGCCGCCTTCATTTGCAGAACATGCAAAGATACAGTTTTGCGGACCTTCTGGATCAGATGCGATTGAAGCTGCGATGAAGCTTGTTAAAACAGCAACAGGCAGAGGAGGCATGCTTTCTTTTCAGGGCGGATACCACGGCATGACAAATGGCTCTCTCAGCCTGATGGGAAATCTTGGACCGAAATCCAGTATTCAAAATTTAATGCCTGATGTGCACTTCCTGCCGTATCCGTACTCTTACCGCTGTCCATTTGGCATTGGAGGAAAAGAAGGGGCCGCCGTTGGTTCAACCTTTATTGACCGGACGCTGAATGATCCTGAATCTGGAATTGTTAAGCCGGCCGGGATGGTCATGGAGATTGTGCAGGGGGAAGGCGGAGCCATACCTGCACCTGACGATTGGGTAAGAGAAGTGCGGAGGATTACTGCTGAACAGCAAATACCGCTTATTGTAGATGAAGTTCAGACAGGCTTTGGAAGAACCGGAAAAATGTTTGCTTTTGAGCATTCAGGGATTACACCAGATGCGGTGGTCTTGTCAAAAGCGATTGGCGGAACGCTTCCTTTAGCAGTGGTCGTCTATCATAAAGATCTGGATCAATGGGGCCCTGGCGCTCACTCCGGAACATTCCGCGGAAATCAGCTGGCCATTGCTGCAGGTACCGCAACGATGAAGTTTATCAAACAGGAAAAACTTGATGAACAGGCAGCCATACTTGGAGAATTTCTGATGCTTCGGTTAAAACAGATGAAACAGGAGCTCTCAAGTATTGGCGACGTGCGCGGTCTTGGACTCATGGTTGGTGCGGAAATCGTGGATAAAACGGATTCTGCTGATGCTTTGGGAAGCTATCCTGCACATCCTAAGCTTGCTAAACGAATTCAGCAGGAATGCTTTAAACGCGGGCTGATCCTCGAGCTTGGCGGGCGCCACGGCAGCACTGTCCGATTCCTTCCGCCGCTGATTATCACAAAAGAACAGCTTGAGACGGTTTGCGGGCTTTTCTATGAAGCCGCTCTTGCAGCAGAAAAAGAATTCATTCCAAGTTTCGTATAA
- a CDS encoding alkaline phosphatase, which produces MMTLNKKILGITLAGTLAAGSLGFTAANEKAEAKKAKPQAQNVIVLVMDGVSSSTTTLSRWYKGGPLAMDEILTGGVRTYSAESAITDSAPAGTAMATGNKSNDKFVGVLPETVSSPGLDSSIADQPHKPVANVLEGAKLSGKATGIISTSEVQHATPAAFSSHASHRGEYDNIAEQQIYQDIDVVLGGGKDSLTTGTAKNSRKDGENLVEVAEDRGYDIIESREELLNSRSSKLWGAFAPAALAYDMDRETTNPNEPTLAEMTKKGISTLSKDKDGFFLMVEGSKPDWAAHANDPIGMISDTLAFDAAVKEALDFAKKDKNTMVIALSDHGNSGISIGNQNTSADYPSIPVSEYIDPLKEAELTLEGAMKQLKPDQSNKLEVAALYGIKNPTAEETQAINDSKNLAKTLVELLAERANIGFTSGGHTGEDLFMYSYGPGKPIGFVENTDIAHITASAMGFDLKELDKKLFVDAKTAFEAMGAKVFVNAQDKNNPVLVVKKGKTTAEFPVNKDLAIVNGKEIELDSVTVQTKDRFYLSKDAVQLVKKSK; this is translated from the coding sequence ATGATGACTTTAAACAAAAAAATCCTCGGCATCACTCTTGCCGGCACACTCGCAGCGGGATCCCTGGGATTCACGGCAGCCAATGAAAAAGCAGAAGCAAAGAAAGCTAAACCGCAAGCGCAAAATGTGATTGTTCTTGTCATGGATGGAGTGAGTTCATCGACTACTACTCTATCAAGATGGTATAAAGGCGGTCCCCTTGCAATGGATGAAATCTTAACCGGAGGGGTACGTACATATTCGGCAGAATCAGCGATTACAGATTCTGCTCCTGCAGGCACAGCTATGGCAACCGGAAATAAATCAAATGATAAGTTTGTCGGTGTTCTGCCTGAAACAGTTTCATCGCCCGGACTTGACAGTTCAATTGCCGATCAGCCCCACAAGCCTGTTGCGAATGTGCTTGAAGGTGCTAAGTTAAGCGGCAAAGCAACAGGAATTATCTCCACTTCTGAAGTTCAGCACGCCACACCTGCTGCTTTTTCATCTCATGCTTCCCACCGGGGAGAGTATGACAATATTGCCGAACAGCAAATCTATCAGGATATTGATGTTGTTTTAGGAGGAGGAAAAGATTCTCTGACAACAGGAACGGCCAAAAACAGCCGGAAAGATGGAGAAAATCTGGTTGAAGTTGCAGAAGACAGAGGCTATGACATCATTGAATCCCGCGAGGAGCTTTTAAATTCGAGATCAAGCAAGCTTTGGGGTGCGTTCGCACCAGCTGCTCTAGCCTATGATATGGACCGTGAGACTACAAATCCGAATGAGCCCACTCTTGCAGAAATGACGAAAAAGGGAATCTCCACGCTTTCTAAAGATAAAGACGGTTTCTTCCTGATGGTAGAAGGAAGCAAACCGGACTGGGCTGCCCATGCAAATGATCCGATTGGCATGATCAGCGATACGCTTGCATTTGATGCAGCAGTTAAAGAAGCGCTTGATTTTGCAAAAAAAGATAAAAATACAATGGTTATCGCTCTTTCTGATCACGGCAACAGCGGTATTTCAATCGGCAACCAGAATACCAGTGCAGACTACCCTTCCATCCCGGTGTCTGAGTATATAGATCCTTTGAAAGAAGCAGAATTGACTCTTGAAGGAGCTATGAAGCAGTTAAAGCCTGATCAGTCAAACAAATTGGAAGTGGCAGCACTTTACGGAATTAAGAACCCGACTGCTGAAGAAACACAAGCGATTAATGACAGCAAGAATCTTGCAAAAACGCTCGTTGAGCTCCTTGCTGAACGTGCAAACATTGGCTTTACGTCAGGCGGGCATACTGGAGAAGACTTATTCATGTATTCGTATGGACCAGGTAAACCGATTGGCTTTGTTGAGAACACTGACATTGCCCATATTACAGCTTCAGCCATGGGCTTTGATTTAAAAGAGCTCGACAAAAAACTGTTTGTTGACGCAAAAACGGCATTTGAAGCAATGGGTGCAAAAGTATTTGTAAATGCTCAGGATAAAAACAACCCTGTTCTAGTAGTGAAAAAAGGAAAAACTACAGCTGAATTTCCAGTGAATAAAGATCTTGCCATTGTGAACGGCAAAGAAATTGAGCTCGACAGTGTAACGGTTCAAACGAAAGACAGATTCTATCTTTCCAAGGATGCTGTCCAACTAGTTAAAAAGTCCAAATAA
- the thiE gene encoding thiamine phosphate synthase translates to MESSILRQKLNLYFIMGSTNCLKEPEDVLLQAIKGGITMFQYREKGKNARTGMDKRELARSLQKICALHAVPFIVNDDIDLAVELDADGVHIGQDDADAGEVRKRIGSRILGVSAHTMAEVKKAMKDGADYIGAGPIYPTATKEDAEPVKGTLLIEEVRKAGISIPIVGIGGITSANARAVIEAGGDGVSVISAISLSEDPCRAAEKLLKSVH, encoded by the coding sequence ATGGAAAGCAGCATACTTAGGCAGAAACTGAACCTGTATTTTATCATGGGAAGCACCAATTGCCTGAAAGAACCTGAAGACGTGCTGCTCCAGGCTATAAAAGGCGGAATCACGATGTTTCAATACCGTGAAAAAGGAAAAAATGCACGCACAGGAATGGATAAACGCGAACTTGCGCGAAGTCTCCAAAAGATTTGCGCTTTGCATGCCGTTCCCTTTATTGTCAATGACGATATTGACCTTGCAGTCGAACTTGATGCTGACGGGGTGCATATTGGACAGGATGACGCTGATGCGGGAGAGGTGCGAAAAAGAATCGGGAGCAGGATTCTCGGCGTTTCTGCCCATACGATGGCAGAGGTGAAAAAGGCAATGAAAGATGGTGCGGATTACATTGGGGCAGGGCCCATATATCCAACTGCAACGAAGGAAGATGCTGAACCTGTAAAAGGGACCCTTTTGATTGAAGAAGTAAGAAAGGCGGGGATTTCCATTCCCATTGTCGGCATCGGCGGAATAACATCAGCCAATGCCCGTGCTGTTATAGAAGCAGGAGGGGACGGAGTTTCCGTGATTTCAGCTATTAGCCTGTCCGAAGATCCATGCAGAGCAGCGGAGAAATTACTAAAATCTGTTCATTAA
- a CDS encoding GNAT family N-acetyltransferase, with amino-acid sequence MIEQITDTEITFREAEFETDAVMLHRWHHEPHVIPYWKQNFPFSQYAKHLKALLSDEHQTLWIGAVNGNEMSYFETYWAMEDPISEYYEAAPFDQGVHLLFGDPAYLGRGLAAPMLMNIMQRMFSDMRTVRIVAEPDIRNEKMIHIFEKCGFSAERKLDLPDKQALFMVCTREEFERRVNGDL; translated from the coding sequence ATGATTGAGCAAATAACAGATACAGAGATAACATTCAGAGAAGCTGAATTTGAAACAGATGCCGTCATGCTGCACAGATGGCATCATGAGCCGCACGTCATCCCTTACTGGAAGCAGAATTTTCCCTTCAGTCAGTATGCAAAGCATCTGAAGGCCCTGCTTTCTGATGAGCATCAAACGCTGTGGATCGGCGCAGTGAACGGGAACGAAATGAGCTACTTTGAAACATACTGGGCAATGGAAGATCCGATCAGCGAGTACTATGAGGCAGCTCCCTTTGACCAGGGCGTGCATCTGCTCTTTGGCGACCCTGCCTATCTTGGCAGGGGGCTCGCAGCGCCAATGCTTATGAACATCATGCAGAGAATGTTTTCAGACATGAGAACGGTTCGTATTGTCGCAGAGCCTGACATCCGCAACGAAAAAATGATTCATATTTTCGAAAAGTGCGGGTTTTCAGCCGAAAGAAAGCTTGATTTGCCTGATAAACAGGCGTTGTTTATGGTATGTACAAGAGAAGAATTTGAACGGAGGGTGAACGGTGATTTATGA
- a CDS encoding IucA/IucC family protein: MNRIEARKAAEQAALQSYLNCYIRETGMGRFTEDAPSELANVHSGKWLHLPLKKRQEDLYIPAVYVSETGRHLFHAVYYQSEKMDFPAFAEKTLDELTTGEQDGKKNDLLERISQSCKLMAEFIYERSADEKELYKTDFQFLEAEQALLFGHLLHPAPKSREGMNDEDIRTYSPELKGAFPLHYFRAPADLIYSRSLLPHSAIRQIKKMVNDDPEISEAFKSKYAQEDGHALIPLHPWQAHYVMGDAEIRKLADQGILENLGQHGRSYFATSSLRTVYHPDVPFMLKFSLNIKITNSVRTNLMKELERGAEVKELMETRLGQEMADKFPNFSFVHDPAFLTLKLPDRNESGFEVILRENPFYGGKANQAAAVVSLCQDGLKRGSSRLSSVIRKMAAEENRPTNEVSEDWLKKYLAISMKPVLWLYLEKGIALEAHQQNSIVKLKGGYPDRFYYRDNQGFYFCESKKEILESYLAGAGKRSETVCSDAVADERLSYYFFFNHLFGLVNAFGTAGLADERRLLMIIREEMEDWAVPEGHPSQLIKNFLGKENLPCKANLMTGYHDLDELVGPLETQSVYVKVQNPLFTKEAVASL; encoded by the coding sequence ATGAACAGAATAGAAGCTAGGAAAGCTGCAGAACAGGCTGCACTGCAAAGCTACTTGAATTGCTACATAAGAGAAACCGGAATGGGAAGATTCACAGAAGATGCACCATCAGAACTTGCAAATGTTCATTCAGGAAAATGGCTGCATCTTCCTCTCAAAAAGAGGCAGGAGGATTTGTACATACCTGCTGTTTATGTTTCAGAGACTGGCAGACATCTATTTCATGCTGTTTACTATCAATCTGAAAAAATGGACTTTCCTGCGTTTGCAGAAAAAACGCTGGATGAATTGACCACAGGCGAGCAGGACGGGAAAAAGAACGATCTGCTTGAGCGTATTTCACAGAGCTGCAAGCTGATGGCGGAATTTATTTACGAAAGATCTGCGGATGAAAAAGAGTTGTACAAGACTGATTTTCAATTTCTTGAGGCCGAGCAGGCACTGCTTTTCGGACACCTCCTGCACCCTGCGCCAAAAAGCAGGGAAGGAATGAACGATGAGGATATCAGGACCTATTCACCTGAACTGAAGGGGGCATTCCCGCTTCACTATTTCAGGGCTCCTGCCGATTTAATCTATTCCAGATCCCTGCTTCCGCATTCAGCCATTCGGCAAATAAAGAAGATGGTGAACGATGATCCGGAAATCTCAGAGGCGTTCAAAAGCAAGTACGCACAGGAAGACGGGCATGCTTTAATTCCGCTTCATCCATGGCAGGCTCACTATGTTATGGGGGATGCTGAAATTAGAAAGCTAGCAGATCAGGGCATTTTAGAAAATCTTGGGCAGCACGGCCGTTCTTACTTTGCAACTTCCTCATTAAGAACGGTTTATCATCCGGATGTCCCGTTCATGCTGAAGTTTTCACTGAACATCAAAATTACAAATTCTGTCCGGACTAATTTAATGAAGGAACTGGAGCGGGGGGCTGAGGTGAAAGAATTGATGGAAACACGCCTCGGGCAGGAAATGGCCGATAAGTTTCCAAATTTCAGCTTTGTGCACGATCCTGCCTTTTTAACATTAAAACTGCCGGACAGAAACGAATCCGGTTTTGAGGTCATTCTTCGGGAAAACCCATTTTACGGCGGGAAGGCAAATCAGGCAGCTGCCGTTGTATCGTTATGCCAGGATGGACTGAAAAGAGGCTCATCCAGACTCTCAAGTGTAATCAGGAAAATGGCTGCCGAAGAAAACCGTCCGACAAACGAAGTGAGTGAAGACTGGCTGAAGAAATACCTCGCGATTTCCATGAAGCCTGTCCTGTGGCTGTATCTGGAGAAAGGCATTGCGCTTGAAGCTCATCAGCAAAACAGCATTGTGAAGCTGAAGGGAGGATATCCAGATAGATTCTATTACAGGGATAATCAAGGGTTTTACTTCTGCGAATCCAAAAAAGAGATTCTTGAATCCTATCTTGCCGGAGCAGGGAAAAGAAGTGAAACAGTTTGTTCAGATGCAGTGGCAGATGAGAGGCTGAGCTATTATTTCTTTTTCAATCATTTGTTTGGTCTGGTCAATGCTTTCGGTACGGCGGGACTCGCAGACGAACGAAGACTGCTGATGATCATTCGGGAGGAAATGGAAGACTGGGCTGTTCCCGAGGGCCATCCATCACAGCTGATCAAGAACTTTCTCGGAAAAGAAAATCTGCCATGCAAGGCGAACCTCATGACAGGCTACCACGATTTAGATGAGCTTGTCGGCCCGCTTGAAACGCAGTCTGTTTATGTGAAGGTACAGAATCCTCTTTTTACTAAGGAGGCAGTCGCATCACTATGA
- the thiD gene encoding bifunctional hydroxymethylpyrimidine kinase/phosphomethylpyrimidine kinase, translating to MSVARALTIAGSDSGGGAGIQADLKTFQELRAFGMSAITAVTAQNTLGVHGVYPLSAEAVIKQIEAIGTDLGTDALKTGMLFSSEIIEAVSAQIKRFGWEKVVVDPVMIAKGGASLLQQEAIDSLITHLLPIALVVTPNIPEAEVLSGIKIETIEDRKRAAEKLHAFGAGYVVIKGGHAEETEQLIDMLYDGNEFFFFENERIQTVNTHGTGCTFAAAITAELAKGCSVPAAVQLAADFIHAAIKKDLKLGNGHGPTNHWAYQEKRTGRYGKQHT from the coding sequence ATGAGTGTTGCAAGAGCATTAACTATAGCAGGTTCTGACAGCGGCGGGGGCGCAGGAATACAGGCTGATTTAAAAACATTTCAGGAGCTCCGTGCATTTGGCATGTCGGCTATAACAGCAGTGACAGCTCAAAATACCCTTGGCGTGCACGGCGTGTACCCGCTTTCGGCAGAAGCGGTCATTAAGCAAATAGAAGCGATAGGTACAGATCTTGGAACAGATGCACTGAAAACAGGCATGCTTTTCAGCAGTGAAATCATTGAAGCTGTTTCTGCCCAGATTAAACGATTCGGCTGGGAAAAGGTTGTCGTTGATCCTGTTATGATTGCAAAAGGAGGTGCGTCACTCCTGCAGCAGGAAGCGATTGACTCTTTGATCACTCATCTCCTGCCTATCGCACTCGTTGTTACCCCGAACATTCCGGAGGCAGAGGTTCTCTCAGGCATAAAAATTGAAACGATTGAAGATCGGAAACGTGCTGCAGAAAAGCTGCATGCATTTGGAGCAGGATATGTGGTGATTAAAGGCGGGCACGCAGAGGAGACTGAGCAATTAATCGACATGCTCTATGACGGCAACGAATTTTTCTTTTTCGAGAACGAACGGATTCAAACTGTAAACACACATGGGACAGGGTGTACGTTTGCCGCTGCGATTACTGCCGAGCTTGCTAAGGGGTGCAGTGTTCCGGCTGCAGTTCAGCTTGCAGCCGATTTTATTCATGCCGCGATAAAAAAAGATCTCAAGCTTGGTAACGGACACGGTCCAACGAATCATTGGGCCTATCAGGAAAAAAGGACGGGACGATATGGAAAGCAGCATACTTAG
- a CDS encoding aspartate aminotransferase family protein produces MTTILQTAFDRYFLTNSNESLEEYQSVMNQAMETLKSVVLEQPPFSGAEPQRIKETLQSHFPNVHPDEAINSELLFQKLNAAVGKHSISVHHPSCAAHLHCPPMLPGLAAEVLISGLNVSMDSWDQSGAATMVEQMMMDGLCRLFGLPEGDGVMTSGGTQSNLMGLMLAREHACMKLWNWDVKRQGLPPEQHRLKILCSDAAHFSVQQSAAVLGLGEDAVVPVKTDHAHRMCMKDLVEKLQKMRTAGEYPFVLFATAGTTDFGAIDPLREMGRAAKQYGLWFHVDAAYGGGLIMTELHKHKLTGIEEADSITVDFHKMFYQPISCGAFLVKERSSFAYMKRHADYLNPEEDDVPNLVGKSLQTTRRFDALKPFLSFQLIGKNEWSDIICRTLYLAKEAYSMLKSDGAFTPVHEPELSTVVFRYTGEGRFSNELEDLLNSRIRDRLLNDGEAIIARTKVNNRVCLKFTLLNPLLKTNHLSHLLQRIKEIGRYESGRLKDEQNRS; encoded by the coding sequence ATGACAACGATCTTACAAACTGCATTTGACCGGTATTTCCTGACCAACTCAAATGAGAGTCTTGAAGAATATCAGTCAGTCATGAATCAAGCGATGGAAACACTGAAATCGGTTGTTCTTGAACAACCGCCTTTTAGTGGAGCAGAGCCGCAGCGAATAAAAGAGACACTTCAATCTCACTTTCCAAATGTGCATCCTGACGAGGCAATAAACTCTGAACTGCTTTTTCAGAAGCTTAACGCAGCTGTCGGGAAGCACAGTATTTCGGTCCATCATCCGTCATGTGCCGCCCACCTTCACTGTCCGCCCATGCTGCCGGGGCTTGCAGCAGAAGTGCTGATCTCTGGGTTAAACGTTTCGATGGATTCCTGGGATCAAAGCGGAGCCGCAACAATGGTGGAGCAAATGATGATGGATGGGCTGTGCCGCCTGTTTGGACTTCCAGAAGGGGACGGGGTCATGACAAGCGGGGGAACACAATCCAATCTGATGGGACTGATGCTTGCCAGAGAGCATGCCTGCATGAAACTGTGGAACTGGGATGTCAAAAGGCAGGGCCTTCCGCCGGAACAGCACAGGCTGAAAATTCTCTGTTCAGATGCGGCACATTTCTCTGTGCAGCAGTCCGCCGCCGTTTTAGGACTCGGAGAAGATGCGGTCGTTCCGGTTAAAACCGATCATGCCCACAGAATGTGCATGAAGGACTTAGTCGAAAAACTCCAAAAGATGAGGACAGCAGGGGAGTATCCATTTGTCCTATTCGCAACAGCAGGAACAACGGATTTTGGAGCAATCGATCCTCTAAGGGAAATGGGCCGTGCCGCAAAACAATACGGCCTTTGGTTTCATGTGGATGCAGCTTATGGGGGAGGCCTCATCATGACAGAGCTGCATAAGCATAAATTAACCGGAATAGAAGAGGCCGACTCCATAACGGTCGATTTTCATAAAATGTTCTACCAGCCAATCAGCTGCGGAGCGTTTCTCGTCAAAGAACGAAGCTCATTTGCATATATGAAACGCCATGCAGACTACCTTAATCCAGAGGAAGACGATGTGCCGAACCTGGTCGGGAAATCTCTGCAGACGACAAGAAGGTTTGACGCCCTAAAACCATTTTTATCGTTTCAGCTTATCGGTAAAAACGAGTGGTCAGATATCATTTGCCGCACACTTTACCTTGCAAAAGAGGCATACTCGATGCTTAAGAGCGACGGAGCATTCACACCTGTGCATGAACCGGAGCTGAGCACGGTTGTTTTCAGATATACGGGTGAGGGCAGGTTTTCAAATGAATTAGAGGATCTCCTTAACAGCCGGATCAGGGACAGGCTGCTGAATGACGGCGAGGCGATTATTGCCCGTACAAAAGTGAATAACCGCGTCTGTCTCAAATTTACGCTATTAAACCCTCTATTAAAGACAAATCATCTCTCGCATTTACTGCAGCGAATAAAAGAAATTGGAAGATATGAATCGGGGAGGCTGAAGGATGAACAGAATAGAAGCTAG